In Candidatus Poribacteria bacterium, one genomic interval encodes:
- a CDS encoding Gfo/Idh/MocA family oxidoreductase — MAIGLGVIGMNPTNMGSTATLLKDVPDLKYELRGICAKQADVLENYANQIGVDFWTTDYRELVQRDDISVIAIYSPDHLHAEHCVAAIEAGKHVICTKPMVTKLADAQQLVDLVREHKVKFLVGQSMRFDLQFLTMKGFLDDGDLGDIMLADAYYVHDMREVYDFTPWRLHEPQDLMFGGIVHPVDLLRCLLGDVDEVHAYGTKGLLTPEYPIKNNFFLNLKFKSGQIARAMGLYDVVHPPMPMQQISVFGSKGTVIGDFTDNKEGHVKLMLDKMATREPFEVICPPEIDTSVYGHGQTVIRYMRHFQQCLEEDLEPSPNVIDGAKSIAVGVAAWESIETGQPVKVFNDF, encoded by the coding sequence ATGGCAATAGGATTGGGCGTTATTGGGATGAACCCCACGAATATGGGGTCAACTGCGACCCTGTTAAAAGATGTACCGGACCTGAAATATGAACTCCGAGGTATCTGCGCGAAGCAGGCAGATGTGCTTGAGAATTATGCCAACCAAATTGGCGTGGACTTTTGGACAACAGACTATCGTGAACTCGTGCAGCGCGACGATATTTCTGTCATTGCTATCTATTCCCCGGACCACCTACATGCCGAACATTGCGTTGCGGCGATTGAAGCAGGTAAACATGTCATTTGCACAAAGCCGATGGTGACCAAGTTAGCCGATGCCCAACAATTGGTGGATCTCGTGCGCGAGCATAAGGTCAAATTCCTTGTGGGGCAGTCGATGCGGTTTGACCTACAGTTTTTGACGATGAAAGGGTTCCTCGACGACGGTGATTTAGGCGACATTATGCTGGCGGATGCCTATTATGTCCACGACATGCGCGAGGTCTATGATTTCACGCCGTGGCGACTCCATGAACCACAAGATTTGATGTTCGGCGGTATTGTGCATCCTGTTGACCTATTGCGCTGTCTCCTCGGTGATGTAGATGAGGTGCACGCCTACGGAACTAAAGGTTTACTCACACCGGAATACCCTATAAAGAACAATTTTTTTCTCAACCTGAAGTTTAAGAGCGGACAGATTGCGAGAGCGATGGGGCTTTACGATGTCGTCCATCCCCCGATGCCGATGCAGCAGATATCCGTTTTCGGAAGTAAAGGGACAGTAATTGGGGACTTTACGGACAACAAAGAGGGACACGTCAAGTTGATGCTCGATAAAATGGCCACCAGAGAACCCTTTGAAGTGATCTGCCCTCCTGAAATAGATACAAGCGTTTACGGACACGGACAAACGGTTATCCGATATATGCGCCATTTTCAGCAGTGTCTTGAAGAAGATTTAGAACCGTCGCCGAATGTCATTGACGGTGCAAAATCTATTGCTGTCGGCGTGGCGGCGTGGGAGTCTATTGAGACAGGACAACCCGTGAAAGTATTCAACGACTTTTAG
- a CDS encoding TRAP transporter fused permease subunit, producing the protein MTQTETKEISGLDAQRTELEKIYKWIFELGAAALVLFYIYSAGFGSANEQFHLGFYLLLTFALIGIFYRCRKNSPTSRPSLIDLGMIVLSIFTIGYWIVEYPNLVNRAGNYSQLDIFVGAVAILISFEVSRRTVGWALPIIAVVGILYALFGRSLPDAISHHGFTPRRIIEYCFFSQAGVFGIMANVMATYVILFIFFGAFLEKSGVGQFFINLPMSIAGRSIGGAAKVSVMTSGFFGSVAGSAIANTVATGTFTIPLMKRTGFRPHIAGAVEASASVGGQFLPPVMGAGAFLMAERTGLPYSKIALLSIMPAVLYFISVWVMVHFEAKKQGIERIPDAEIPKFLPLLKSGWYYLLPLLTLVGILIAGYTAYKAAFFAILVTIAVSYFRPETRLTPKRIWEAMVTGAKNSLAIGGAVGTIGIIVAVIDLTGLGRIFPDLVLSVAGDNKAIAIMLLAAASLVLGMGIPVTAAYLITSELAVPILTTPEMGIPIIAAHLIIFWLSQDSNITPPVALGAYAAAAIARADPWKTGWACFKFSKLLYIMPLLFAYTHILFTGGTPVEYTLSVVSAVVGTVIFSIVTMGFFVRKTHWYEWVLLALAAFLAYVYNIWTFIIAIVLVAIVYILQKRTFNFPCGSVR; encoded by the coding sequence ATGACACAAACTGAAACTAAAGAAATCTCTGGTCTTGACGCCCAACGAACCGAGTTAGAAAAAATATACAAATGGATTTTTGAACTCGGTGCGGCTGCTCTCGTTCTCTTTTATATCTACAGTGCAGGGTTTGGGAGTGCAAATGAGCAATTTCATCTCGGTTTCTATCTCTTGTTGACCTTCGCGCTGATTGGTATCTTTTACCGATGTCGAAAGAACTCACCAACATCCCGCCCATCACTCATAGATCTGGGCATGATTGTCCTCAGTATCTTTACCATCGGCTACTGGATTGTAGAGTACCCGAATCTGGTCAACCGAGCGGGCAATTACAGTCAACTCGATATTTTCGTAGGTGCGGTCGCGATTCTGATTAGCTTTGAAGTAAGCCGTCGGACGGTCGGTTGGGCACTTCCGATCATCGCTGTGGTGGGTATCCTCTATGCTCTTTTCGGTCGTTCTTTACCGGATGCCATCTCGCACCACGGTTTTACACCCCGTAGGATTATCGAATACTGCTTTTTCAGTCAAGCCGGTGTCTTTGGCATCATGGCGAACGTTATGGCGACCTACGTGATCCTCTTCATCTTCTTCGGAGCTTTTCTGGAGAAATCGGGAGTCGGTCAATTCTTTATTAATTTACCGATGTCGATAGCAGGACGTTCAATAGGGGGAGCGGCGAAAGTTTCGGTCATGACGTCCGGTTTTTTCGGGTCTGTCGCAGGAAGTGCGATTGCAAACACAGTCGCGACTGGGACATTCACCATACCATTGATGAAACGAACAGGCTTTCGTCCCCACATCGCTGGGGCAGTCGAGGCTTCCGCGTCCGTAGGTGGGCAATTTCTACCACCGGTGATGGGGGCAGGTGCGTTTCTCATGGCAGAACGGACAGGACTCCCTTATAGTAAGATTGCGCTCTTATCCATCATGCCAGCGGTGCTCTACTTCATCTCCGTCTGGGTAATGGTACATTTTGAAGCGAAAAAGCAAGGAATAGAACGGATACCAGACGCAGAAATTCCTAAGTTTCTGCCCCTCCTTAAAAGTGGTTGGTATTACCTACTGCCGTTGCTCACCCTCGTCGGAATCCTAATCGCTGGATATACGGCTTACAAGGCGGCATTCTTCGCAATTCTCGTTACAATCGCGGTAAGCTACTTCCGACCCGAGACGCGCCTTACACCGAAACGCATCTGGGAAGCGATGGTGACGGGGGCAAAGAATTCGCTCGCCATTGGCGGTGCTGTTGGCACCATTGGTATCATCGTCGCCGTCATAGATTTGACGGGTTTAGGAAGGATTTTCCCAGATTTAGTGCTGTCGGTTGCAGGGGACAACAAGGCTATCGCAATTATGCTTCTCGCTGCGGCATCTTTAGTGTTGGGTATGGGAATCCCTGTGACAGCCGCCTATCTGATTACCTCTGAACTCGCTGTGCCGATCCTGACGACTCCTGAGATGGGCATACCGATTATAGCTGCGCATCTGATTATCTTCTGGCTGAGCCAAGACTCCAACATCACTCCACCGGTCGCCTTGGGAGCCTACGCAGCTGCCGCTATCGCCCGTGCTGATCCATGGAAAACAGGATGGGCATGCTTCAAGTTTTCCAAACTTCTCTATATCATGCCGCTGCTGTTTGCATATACCCACATCCTGTTCACAGGAGGCACACCGGTTGAATATACACTCTCTGTGGTATCTGCTGTTGTCGGTACTGTTATCTTCTCCATCGTAACGATGGGCTTTTTCGTCCGTAAGACGCATTGGTATGAGTGGGTCTTGCTTGCACTTGCGGCGTTTCTGGCATACGTCTATAACATCTGGACGTTCATCATCGCCATAGTCCTCGTCGCGATTGTGTACATCCTTCAGAAACGTACTTTTAATTTTCCTTGCGGTTCGGTCAGGTAG
- a CDS encoding tetratricopeptide repeat protein, giving the protein MMPNDVYVRKVKVLNKSISLFLISASLLFSGFTAIAEELPLSLGEHLAAQGNYDAAITEYKRFLFFHPDDARVGKVYYNIGLAYRAQGVWAEAVTSLRAATHLTIDAETKSAYQLELAVTLIAAQDYDLARLELIKVTMRTPSAHLYRRALFLQAVAYIYQFRWEDARESLRNYTTDERLEVLLDAAADMPLKSVKFAEVLSTIFPGAGQVYVGDWTDGLNALLLNGALGFVAVDAVLDGHYVDAALFGVFIFWRYYRGNTFRAGQAVERFNQQESRRAADAILQRLQEIVGTP; this is encoded by the coding sequence ATGATGCCTAATGATGTTTACGTCCGAAAAGTGAAAGTTTTAAACAAGTCTATATCTCTTTTCTTAATCAGTGCCTCTTTACTTTTCAGCGGTTTCACGGCAATCGCAGAGGAACTTCCGTTATCCCTCGGCGAACATCTCGCCGCGCAAGGCAACTACGATGCTGCTATCACCGAATATAAGCGTTTCCTCTTCTTTCATCCAGATGATGCGCGTGTTGGTAAAGTATATTACAACATCGGACTCGCCTATAGAGCGCAAGGGGTGTGGGCAGAAGCAGTCACTTCCTTGCGAGCAGCTACACATCTCACGATAGATGCCGAAACAAAATCGGCATACCAACTCGAACTCGCCGTAACGCTGATTGCCGCGCAGGACTACGATCTCGCTCGATTGGAATTGATTAAGGTGACCATGCGAACCCCCTCCGCTCATCTGTATCGGCGCGCGCTCTTCTTGCAAGCCGTTGCATATATCTATCAGTTTCGGTGGGAGGATGCCCGCGAATCACTGCGAAACTATACGACCGATGAAAGACTTGAGGTATTACTTGATGCAGCGGCTGATATGCCACTGAAATCTGTGAAGTTTGCAGAGGTGTTGTCGACAATTTTTCCCGGTGCAGGGCAGGTCTATGTAGGAGATTGGACAGATGGGTTAAATGCACTTCTGCTGAACGGCGCGCTCGGTTTTGTCGCTGTTGATGCGGTATTAGATGGACATTATGTAGACGCGGCTTTGTTTGGAGTATTCATTTTCTGGCGTTACTACCGAGGGAACACCTTTCGTGCAGGGCAAGCGGTTGAGCGATTCAACCAACAGGAATCTCGCAGAGCCGCTGATGCAATCTTGCAGCGACTCCAAGAAATTGTTGGTACACCTTAA
- a CDS encoding DUF98 domain-containing protein translates to MKTDTTTRLGTFVNTRMKALFVAQDDKPATLKRINLARLTPFQRGLLVADGTVTQLIEAYTLMQVEVALLQQTKQTLSAENTWLQLPAGAEIISRQVVLQTHSQEESLPIIHTYADSLIVSRRLPESILDGLESDKQGLGGLLRRSGLETRRELLWCGIEVLTDPPSAVAHLEGEKFISRTYRVFTNHKPLMLINEKFPL, encoded by the coding sequence ATGAAAACAGACACAACGACACGACTGGGCACCTTCGTTAATACCCGCATGAAAGCACTTTTTGTCGCGCAAGACGATAAACCTGCAACGTTAAAAAGAATCAACCTTGCACGACTGACACCCTTCCAGCGCGGGTTGCTCGTCGCCGATGGAACGGTTACGCAATTAATTGAAGCGTATACGCTCATGCAAGTAGAGGTAGCCTTACTCCAGCAAACAAAACAGACCCTATCTGCTGAAAACACATGGCTCCAGCTGCCTGCCGGAGCAGAGATCATCTCACGGCAAGTAGTTCTCCAAACCCACTCACAGGAAGAATCATTACCAATAATACATACGTATGCGGACTCCCTCATTGTGTCGCGACGTTTGCCTGAGTCAATTTTGGATGGATTAGAATCCGACAAACAGGGGCTCGGTGGACTTTTGCGGCGTAGTGGTTTAGAGACTCGGCGTGAGCTGCTCTGGTGCGGTATTGAGGTACTAACCGATCCACCGTCGGCGGTGGCACATCTTGAAGGTGAAAAGTTTATCAGTCGCACCTATCGAGTGTTCACAAATCATAAGCCGCTTATGCTGATTAATGAGAAGTTCCCACTTTAA
- a CDS encoding PDZ domain-containing protein — MALHEGYPTNKAVLAAKTGPASIKKTPEGFPALLRYSATLDFDSRINQQCIHCHQIGEAQREIHWYDRKPIPDEILYPFPMPDVLGLHFSPKHRAKISKVVSGSSAEKDGFRRADEILTLDGQPIISIADVQWVLHRTPENTTLPATVDRHGKEINLMLTLNPGWRKGSDISWRTTTGELRLVALGGMVLKDLSDTQRQRNSIGETEMALNVETVSRGGRRSSEQTNAQKAGIRRGDIVIAYGERTERLTESGIIGYVLQDKPQAKTLPIKLLRNGEQIEVKLSLE; from the coding sequence TTGGCATTACACGAGGGATACCCGACTAATAAGGCAGTTTTAGCTGCCAAGACCGGACCTGCGTCAATAAAGAAAACACCAGAGGGATTCCCTGCGCTGTTACGTTATTCGGCAACCTTGGATTTTGATAGTCGGATTAACCAGCAATGCATCCACTGTCACCAGATTGGTGAGGCGCAGCGGGAGATCCACTGGTATGACCGGAAGCCAATTCCAGACGAAATCCTGTATCCGTTTCCAATGCCAGATGTTTTGGGATTGCATTTTTCACCGAAGCATCGCGCAAAGATTAGTAAGGTGGTGTCGGGTTCCTCTGCTGAGAAAGACGGTTTCCGACGCGCAGACGAAATCTTGACCCTCGATGGACAGCCGATTATCTCAATTGCTGACGTGCAGTGGGTGTTACACCGCACACCGGAAAACACAACATTGCCAGCAACAGTCGATCGGCATGGTAAAGAGATTAACCTTATGCTCACGCTCAACCCGGGTTGGCGGAAAGGAAGCGACATCTCATGGCGCACGACAACAGGCGAACTACGGCTCGTTGCACTCGGTGGGATGGTGCTTAAAGACCTATCGGATACTCAGCGCCAACGTAACAGTATTGGCGAAACGGAAATGGCACTGAACGTCGAGACTGTGAGTCGCGGTGGACGCAGGTCAAGCGAGCAGACTAATGCGCAAAAGGCAGGCATCCGACGCGGCGACATTGTCATCGCTTACGGAGAGCGGACCGAGCGGTTGACAGAAAGTGGTATTATCGGATACGTGCTGCAGGACAAACCACAAGCGAAGACTTTACCCATAAAATTACTGCGAAATGGTGAGCAGATCGAAGTGAAATTGTCGCTTGAATAA
- a CDS encoding DUF3500 domain-containing protein encodes MLRKIIITFIIVFTSCMVAFTLNILDAANVEAEKTEGIAEISTKPSIVALTTVMNSFRAALSSELLAAASFPLGHKESYSWTNTPPSMGGNRGGIPFGSLSAEQLTLFYKVLDAFLSDDGYTKVSLITKDVETHLSKIRPGFWDPNDYHIALFGNPETDGSWGFQLDGHHLALNFLVHGDEVSIVPAFIGSEPATINGIEVLADERGNAFALMNSLDANQREKAIQTGRRRLQVGPGRSTDPFLNYDYSDFVGVGLKASEMNATQKENLRNLIKTYVYNLETEFADVWMADIDAGLADTYFVWIGGTTINDQIYCRVFNPAVWIEFNNEGGVGTGRGRGGRGGRDQGDRRSRDDGGSRAGLDHIHSITRSPNGKDYGIFALNQGPKTLLAHYASADHHKTMLQLFDYHMVNLQDGKNKETP; translated from the coding sequence ATGCTACGTAAAATTATAATTACATTCATTATAGTATTCACATCTTGCATGGTGGCTTTTACACTCAACATTTTAGATGCCGCAAACGTTGAAGCAGAAAAAACAGAAGGGATCGCTGAAATTTCCACTAAACCCTCAATCGTAGCTTTAACGACCGTTATGAACAGTTTCCGCGCAGCACTAAGTAGTGAACTCCTTGCTGCAGCCTCCTTCCCACTTGGACACAAAGAATCCTACTCATGGACGAATACCCCGCCAAGTATGGGCGGCAATCGCGGTGGTATCCCTTTTGGGAGCCTGTCCGCTGAACAACTGACCCTCTTCTATAAAGTCCTGGACGCATTTTTGAGTGACGACGGTTATACCAAAGTCTCTCTCATCACAAAAGATGTTGAGACGCATCTCAGTAAAATCAGACCGGGTTTCTGGGATCCGAATGATTACCATATTGCCTTATTTGGAAATCCAGAAACAGACGGATCGTGGGGCTTCCAGTTGGACGGACATCACTTGGCACTCAACTTCTTAGTTCATGGCGATGAAGTCTCTATTGTCCCCGCCTTCATCGGATCCGAACCTGCGACCATCAACGGCATTGAAGTGCTTGCGGACGAAAGAGGCAACGCTTTTGCCTTAATGAACAGTCTTGATGCCAACCAAAGAGAGAAAGCGATTCAAACGGGTCGTCGTAGACTCCAAGTCGGACCCGGTAGATCAACAGACCCTTTCTTGAATTACGATTATTCCGATTTCGTTGGTGTCGGTCTGAAAGCATCGGAGATGAACGCTACTCAAAAAGAGAACCTACGGAACCTGATTAAGACGTACGTCTACAATCTGGAAACCGAATTTGCGGATGTCTGGATGGCGGATATTGATGCCGGACTCGCCGATACTTATTTCGTCTGGATCGGTGGCACGACTATCAACGATCAGATTTACTGTCGTGTTTTTAACCCGGCTGTCTGGATTGAATTCAATAACGAAGGTGGAGTCGGCACAGGACGCGGACGCGGCGGTAGAGGCGGACGCGATCAAGGAGACCGTCGCAGTCGAGATGACGGTGGATCCCGCGCTGGCTTGGACCACATCCACTCTATTACCCGATCCCCCAACGGAAAGGACTACGGTATTTTCGCCTTGAATCAGGGTCCCAAGACGCTCTTGGCACACTACGCTTCCGCCGATCATCACAAAACAATGCTTCAGTTGTTCGATTATCACATGGTTAATCTACAAGACGGAAAAAATAAGGAGACTCCATAA
- a CDS encoding class I SAM-dependent methyltransferase produces the protein MFDEVLAEVEEQCREERVPMLGPDKAKLLASCVEKAKPSLIVECGTAIGYSGLWILRVLKTLGTGRLITVEIEDANAQRARANFERAGVSDLVDSRIGDAAEVLKTLQEPVDFLFLDNNKDGYFACFQAIQSRLTTPATLVADNVGRAEQMADYLEHVRSHYDSETYWFESRHRPGRRDGMEVSIYRC, from the coding sequence ATGTTTGACGAAGTTTTAGCGGAAGTCGAAGAACAGTGTCGAGAAGAACGGGTCCCAATGTTGGGACCCGACAAGGCAAAATTGCTTGCAAGTTGCGTTGAAAAGGCAAAACCGTCTCTGATTGTAGAATGCGGCACTGCCATCGGTTATTCCGGGTTATGGATTCTACGTGTGCTAAAAACCTTAGGCACAGGACGCTTGATAACAGTGGAAATAGAGGATGCCAATGCGCAACGGGCGCGCGCAAATTTTGAAAGAGCAGGTGTTTCTGACCTTGTTGATTCACGTATCGGAGATGCCGCAGAAGTCCTCAAAACCCTCCAAGAACCTGTTGATTTTCTGTTTCTTGATAACAATAAAGACGGCTATTTCGCCTGCTTCCAAGCGATTCAGTCTCGGCTCACCACTCCAGCAACGCTCGTCGCTGATAACGTCGGTAGAGCGGAGCAAATGGCTGATTATTTAGAACATGTCCGTTCACACTACGACTCCGAAACATACTGGTTTGAGAGTCGGCACCGACCTGGAAGACGTGATGGGATGGAGGTTAGTATTTATCGCTGCTGA